Genomic window (Hydrogenimonas cancrithermarum):
AAGACGCCCCCGGCCCATGCCGGGAGCTCTCGCATTGGCTATAATTTCATATGATTCGAATCGAAAGGCATTGGTGCAACCTCTTTCTCTTTTTCCTCTATGCAGCGATCGTATCGGGTTGCCATTCAGGGGGTTCCGAAACAAAAGAGCCGGCATACGGCTACGCCGTCATAGAGGGCCTGCTCGGTGAGGCGAATGTCTCTTTCTTCGATTTGGCATCGGGTGAAGCGATCGCCACTTCCCGGACCGGTGCCTGTTCCTGCAAAACTAGACCGGAGTGCGGGCGTTTCGCCATTCCGGATGCCGTTTCTCTGAACGTTCTATCCAAGCCGATACGTATCGAAGTCGTCGGAGGCTTCGATGCCGCTACCGGAAAACCCTTTACCGGAAGACTCGAAGCGGATATCGAAAGCCCTGTCTCCGATTCCTCCATCACGGTAAGCCCGATGAGTACGCTGCTCCATTTCGTTCAACGCCTGGAGACGAATACCACCGGGGTTATCGAAAGGGTATTCCTCGCTCCCGCGACAGCCGAGAGCTTCTATCGGTTCTCTTTTCCCGACATCCAGAAACTTCCATTCAAAAACCGGATGTTCTACAAGCGTCTGCTCGAAAGCGGATGGCTGGAAGCTCTGGATGAAAACGGCTCCACCGTGACCGCCTGGCTCCTGGAAGATAGCGATGGCGACGGACTGGAGAATCTCGAAGAGATTTTGCATCTTTGCGACACGCGCGATACCGACAGCGATAGGGACGGACTCGAAGACGGTTTCGAAGTGGCCGAAAGTCTCGACCCTTTCGATCCCGACAGCGACGGTGACAGTATAAGCGACGGAAACGAAACCTACGTTTTCCATACCGATGCCCGAAAAGCCGATACCGACGAAGATTTTCTGCCCGATGCCGTGGAGATCACCGACGGAACCGACCCACTGGATCCGGACGAAAATCGCGACGGCGTGCCGGACGGCCTGGAGGGCGATCCATTTTTCGACGAACAGTGGTATATACGAAGCGATGGCGATGCCGTGGCGAATACCGCCGGGGCCACCACCGTACCAGGAAACGACCTTGGCATACTCGATCTCAATCATATTACCCTCGGGGCCGGTATCGTCCAGATCGTCGACAGCGGTGTCGACGCCGAACACGAAGATTTGAATGTCGATCTCGACCACTCCTGGAACGTCGTCACCCATACCCACGACCCCACACCCGTCCACTACCACTCCAGCGATCCGGTCACGACCTTCTACAACGGCCACGGTACGGCCGTCGCCGGCATCGTCGCCGCCCGCGCCAACAACGGCAAAGGGATACGGGGAATCGCACCCCGTATAAAGATCGCCGGAAGTAATTGGCTGGAAACGGAAAATATCGACGACCTCGACCTTCTGTGGTTCAGTGCCTCCAATGCCGACGAGATTCTGGTAAGCAACAACAGCTGGGGCGGGTCATTCGTGGAGGATACCGCTTTCGAAGAGATTCTAAGAGCCGGGACTTCGCAGCTTCGAAACGGCCTGGGACGAATCTACGTCTTCGCGGCGGGTAACGACAGAGAGGAGCACGGAAACGCCAACCTATCATACATTACGAACAACCCCTACGTCGTGACGGTGGGTGCCATCAACCACCGGAACGAAGTGGCTTCCTACTCTTCGAAAGGAAGCAACATACTCGTTACGGCCTACGGTGGCGAGCACTACTACTCCGCACCGACCATCATGACCACTTTTCTGACCGGCGAATCGATGACCGAAGAGGAGCTCGGCGGAAGAAAAGGGCCTGTCACCGTCGGCGACGACATTCGAAGGGCCTACACGTTCGCGATGAACGGAACGAGCGCCGCGGCACCGATGGTAAGCGGTGCCATCGCTCTCGTGCTCGACGTCTGCCCGCAACTGAGCTACAGGGACGTCAAATGGATTATCGCCCATACCGCACGGCGGATCGACCCTGAAAACGAATCGTGGATCCGAAACGGCGCAGGCCTGTACCACAGTGTCGATTACGGTTTCGGGCTCATCGATACCATCGCGATGGTCGATAGATGCCGAAACAAAGGGTATGCGCCCCTTCCCGACGAACAGATATACAGCGTTCAAAGCGGAGATCTGCACATAAATATTCCGGATAGGGGAGATCCCGTTTTCGTGAACCTGCATGTTCCCAAAGATATGATTGTCGAATGGATGGGCCTTACGGCCGAGATCGACCATCCGTACGCAGGCGATATCCAAATCGACATCATTTCCCCTTCAGGGACCGATATGCCTCTCATCCAGCCGAATTTTCTCAACTTCAACGCATACAAAAGAGGGTTTCGTTTCGGCAGCGTCGCTTTTATGGGCGAACGTTCCGCCGGCCGATGGCGCATCCGAGTCCAGGATATGCTCGAAGAAGACTCGGGGACACTTCGTTCGTTGAAACTCGAAATCAGGGGGCATCTGCAATGAAACCTATTGCCACTCTCGCACTTTTGCCGCTCTTCTCTTTCCTCCATGGATTCTCCGCCGATATCGAATCGCTGCGCCTCTACAAAAAGAGCCATCCCGCAAAACAGATACCGCATGAGAAGAGAGCGAACCGCTTCCTCGTCAAATTTCATGCCATAGAGAGCGCCGACTTCCGGAAGATCGAAAAGGAGTGTGGGCTCCTTTTCGAAAGCTGTATCGCCGACGGCGTCTGCATCTTTACGACGGAAAAAGCTCTATCTATCGAGAATCTTAAGAAAAAGATCGACTCCCGTTGCCCGGAAATCGAAGAGATCCGCCTCTACCGTCCGGTACCTCTTCGCATCTATTGAAAGGAGGGGTCACCACTTCGAAACGATTCGCATGTAACGCTGCGGAAAAGTTTTGAAAGCCTCCACATGACCGGTACCTTCGAACCAGACGATACGGGCATCGGGGCAGAGGCTGCGCAGCTTTTCTCCGTGCCATGTTCCAAGGAGAGCGTCATCCTTCTCGAAAAGATAGAGAATATTGCGCCCGCACATCTTTTCGCATCGGCGCCGATTGTCGACGAAATCGAAATCCTGCCCGAAAAGGGTTTTGGCGATACGTTCGACATAGCCGTAAAAGAAGGAGGGAAGTGCGGCGCGGCGCCAAAGCTCCTGCCTCGCAAGTCGTCCGAAGTCGATCCACGAGGCGTCGGCCACGACGCTCTTGAACCGCTCCGGCGCACACTCCAGCATCATCAAAGCCGTCGCGGCCCCCATCGAAAAGCCGTGGATGCGCCAAGAGTAGAGCCCGGATGCATCGATGCGATCGAGCCAACCGAGCATATCCCTATGCTCCTTCAATCCGAACGTCACGCGGTTTCCACCACTCTCACCATGGGCGCGCAGATCGACCATCATCACGTTCCATCCCGCTTCGTGGTATCGGCGTCCCAGGTCGAACACGCCACTGTGATAGCCGTTTCGGCTGCCCCCTTTGCCGTGTAGCAGAATAACAGCTTTCAAACTTTTCGCGGGGATCCACCACCCTTTGAGTAAAATGCCGTCATCGGTTTCGTAGGCGATATCTTCGTAATCCGTTCCCCACTCGCCCGGGTTTCCGACAATCGGTTCATGCGTTCCGAGTGTCTGTCTATGTACGACCCAGACAGGATAGAGAAGTGCAAAAAGCGCGACAGTAACAAGCAGAAACATCATTCGACGACCCGCACGATGGCGGGGCTCAGTTTGACCAGAATATCGTATGCGATCGTATCGAACTGCTTCGCGGCCCTGCGCGCATCATCGAAAAGCTGGACCGATTCGTCCTTACCTTCGACAGTGACGGCATCCATCGAAACGCGTCCGACGATCTTTCGGCCGTCGGGAAGGGTATAGGGACGGGAAGCGTCACCCCGGAACCATCCATCACCATAGCCGATATCGTATGTCGAAACGATACCCCCTTTTGACAAAACCCCCTCTCCTCCGTAGCCGATACGCTCCGAAGGGGCCAGCTCTCTCGTCGCGATGCGGTCGGCCCAGAGTGACATGACCGGTTTGAGCGGAGGTACATTGAAGGAGTTCGGCATTTCCAGGCAGCCGTAGGCGGCGATGCCGATGCGGGCGATCCCTTCATCGAAATTCGTCGTGCGGAAAAGCGCCGCGGAGTTGCAGCTATGCCATCGCACCTCCCCGATTCCCAACTTTTCCGCTTCGTTCCGAATCCTCTCGAAGCGTTTGCGCTGCCAGAAGAGTTCACTTCCCATCTCGTCGGCGCTCCGGTAGTGCGTCATCACACCGGAGAGCTTCAAACCCTTCGCCCCGAGGCTTTCGAGCACTTGAAAAAACTCCGTCGGCGATATACCGTTACGGTGCATTCCGGTGTCGACCTTCAACTCCACCCGGGTCCCGGTGGGAATTTTCTCCAGATGCGAACGATCGTTCACCGCAATCCGGATCTTCGCACCGGGGTCGCTGACCGGTGTGTCGGAAAGCACCAGGATCGTCTCGAACCTTTCGTGAATCTCCCACGCCTCCGCCATCGTCCGTACCACGGCATGCCGTATGCCGGCCTCCTGCGCCAGTTTCGCCATGATGCCGAGGCCATGGCCATAGGCGTTGTCTTTGAGTACCAGTGCGATCTTCTCGACCGATTGAGTTTTTCGGGCGATTTGGCTAATATTGTAAAAAAAATTTTCGCGAGAAATTTTGATTGTCGACATGGCGACGATTTTACCGCATAAAGGATTAAGGAATGGACGGACGCATCAAAAAGCTCCTATTTTTTTCAGCGCTCCCCTTTTTGACCGCATCGCTTCAGGCTGCGCAGTTTATGCCCGAGAAGGAGTCCCATCCCATCGTCGCAGGGATCAAAATCGCGGGGATGATTGCGACAGCCATCTTCGTCGGCGTCATGCTCTACAAAAGTATCCGCGTCGTAAAGGATGACGAAGATGACAGCGTGCACCTTCCCGACTGAGTGGCATCGGCAAGACGCCGTTTTGATGGCATTCCCTCACGCCGGAACCGACTGGGCGAAGGATTTGAAGGGCGCATTGACCCCATTCGTCCGCATCGCCAGCTCCATCGCCTACAACGAACCTCTCATCATCGTCTGCGACGATGCCGAAAAGACCAAACAGCTCTTTTGTGAAATCCGAAACATCACCTTCGTCGAACTCCCGACCAACGACACCTGGGCGAGAGACTTCGGCCCCATCACCGTCTATATCGACGGCAAACGGAAATTTCTCGACTTCACCTTCAACGCCTGGGGTGGGAAATTTGAAAGCGCTCTCGACAATGCCGTCACCAGAGAGCTCGTCGAAAAGGGCTACCTCTACGGCGACTACGAGAAAGTCGACTTCGTTCTCGAAGGCGGCTCGGTCGAAAGCGACGGCAAAGGAACGCTGCTGACGACATCCAGATGCCTTCTGAACCCGAACCGCAATCCCCACATGAACAAAGCGCAGATCGAAGACTTTTTGAAAGAGAAACTCTGCCTGAAGCGCATTCTTTGGCTCGATTACGGCGAACTCGAAGGGGACGACACCGACGCACATATCGATACGCTGGCACGTTTCGTCGACGAACGGACGATCGCCTACGTCGCCTGCAACGACCCGGAAGATTCCCATTACGAGGAGCTAAAAAAGATGGAGGAACAGCTGAAAAGCTTCCGCACACCCGACGGCGAACCCTACCGTCTCGTCCCGCTGCCGCTTCCCTCACCCAAATATAAAGAGGGGCGGCGCCTCCCCGCGACCTATGCCAACTTTCTCATTACCAACCATGCTGTTCTGCTGCCGGTTTACAATGACGAGAAAGACAAAGAGATTACGGAACTTTTCAAAGGGCTTTTCCCCATGCGGGAGATTATCCCGATAGACTGTTCGAAGCTTATAGAAGAGGGAGGGAGCCTCCACTGTGTCACGATGCAGATCCCTTCCTTTTTTGAAGAATAGAAGAATAGATTCTATACTATAGTTTTACTCTCATGTCGGGCCGTCGGTCCCTTCCGATGGAGGAGGGGTCCCGTCGGAACCGCCTTCGTCGGCAGCCGGCGCGGAACCATCGCTATCCTCGACCACGTTGACATACCCTACAGCGGTATGAAAATCGTTCTTCAGAAGATCCCAGCCCCCCGTCAACGCCACGCCGTCGAACAGATAACCGACACTTGCGTCGAGTCCGAACTTCTTGGCCGGTGCCCAGGGGTAATAGGTGGCGCCTCCGGCGGCGATCACCTTGTTCTTTTCGTTGTTCGAAAGCACTTTGACGGTAAAACCGATATCGCCTCCTTCTATATTGTACGCGACACCAAACATCGCGGCAGGCCCTGCATAGGCTGCCGTCACGGCGATTACCGATCCTGCGGCGATCATCCGCTTCAGACGGCGCCATCCATATAACTTTTTCATAGGGGAACCTTTCCCTTTATAAAGACGAATATGTCGTTTCATCTTTCTTTGGCCTAAGCCATCCGTATATGTACTGTTCCAACATATACAACAGGTATCCAACTTCATTATCACGCTTATCGCATAAATACTTACTTAATACATAGGTATAGTTTCGGATATAATTATCTTTATTAAACAAAATATTATTTTGTTTTTCTTCGCCGTCCGAACTTTGCTATACTTTGCAATTAAAACTCCGAACGTGGCTTCGGCTGAAAGGAGATGGATGAAAAGTGCGCTGATCCAGCAGCGATGGACCGGTACGAAAGAGACGATGCGACGCCGCTCATGCGATTTGATCGCTGAAGCGAGCGAAGATGGTGCCGAACTTGTTGTCCTTCAGGAGCTTCATCAGGGCCCCTACTTTTGCCAATATGAAAATACTGGTCTGTTCGACCTGGCGGAAGATTTCGAAAACGATCTTTCGTTTTGGAGTGAAGTAGCGAAAACCGACCGTGTCGTTCTCGTCACCTCGTTGTTCGAAAAACGTGCCCCGGGGCTCTACCACAATACGGCGGTCGTTTTTGAAAAAGATGGCTCCATCGCTGGAAAATATCGGAAAATGCATATCCCCGACGATCCGGGTTTCTACGAAAAGTTCTATTTCACTCCCGGTGATCTCGGATTCGAACCCATCGATACCTCCGTCGGACGCCTCGGTGTTCTGGTCTGCTGGGACCAGTGGTATCCCGAAGCCGCCAGGCTCATGGCACTCAAAGGTGCGGAACTCCTCATCTATCCCACAGCGATAGGTTGGTTCGACGAAGACCCCGAAGAGGAGAAAAAACGCCAGCTCGACGCATGGGTTACCGTTCAGCGCGGCCATGCCGTCGCCAACGGCCTGCCGCTCATCGCCGTCAACCGCACGGGATTGGAAAAAGACGAAAGCGGTGTACTGAAGGGGATCCGTTTCTGGGGTACAAGTTTCGTCTGTGGGCCACAGGGAGAGTTGCTGGCAACCGCGGCAACCGACAAGGAAGAGATACTCTACTGCGACATCGACCTGAAACGGTCGGAAGAGGTTCGGCGATGGTGGCCTTTCCTGCGTGATCGCCGCATCGACGCCTACGAAGGGCTGCTCAAACGCTTTAT
Coding sequences:
- a CDS encoding agmatine deiminase family protein → MTACTFPTEWHRQDAVLMAFPHAGTDWAKDLKGALTPFVRIASSIAYNEPLIIVCDDAEKTKQLFCEIRNITFVELPTNDTWARDFGPITVYIDGKRKFLDFTFNAWGGKFESALDNAVTRELVEKGYLYGDYEKVDFVLEGGSVESDGKGTLLTTSRCLLNPNRNPHMNKAQIEDFLKEKLCLKRILWLDYGELEGDDTDAHIDTLARFVDERTIAYVACNDPEDSHYEELKKMEEQLKSFRTPDGEPYRLVPLPLPSPKYKEGRRLPATYANFLITNHAVLLPVYNDEKDKEITELFKGLFPMREIIPIDCSKLIEEGGSLHCVTMQIPSFFEE
- a CDS encoding S8 family serine peptidase, with product MIRIERHWCNLFLFFLYAAIVSGCHSGGSETKEPAYGYAVIEGLLGEANVSFFDLASGEAIATSRTGACSCKTRPECGRFAIPDAVSLNVLSKPIRIEVVGGFDAATGKPFTGRLEADIESPVSDSSITVSPMSTLLHFVQRLETNTTGVIERVFLAPATAESFYRFSFPDIQKLPFKNRMFYKRLLESGWLEALDENGSTVTAWLLEDSDGDGLENLEEILHLCDTRDTDSDRDGLEDGFEVAESLDPFDPDSDGDSISDGNETYVFHTDARKADTDEDFLPDAVEITDGTDPLDPDENRDGVPDGLEGDPFFDEQWYIRSDGDAVANTAGATTVPGNDLGILDLNHITLGAGIVQIVDSGVDAEHEDLNVDLDHSWNVVTHTHDPTPVHYHSSDPVTTFYNGHGTAVAGIVAARANNGKGIRGIAPRIKIAGSNWLETENIDDLDLLWFSASNADEILVSNNSWGGSFVEDTAFEEILRAGTSQLRNGLGRIYVFAAGNDREEHGNANLSYITNNPYVVTVGAINHRNEVASYSSKGSNILVTAYGGEHYYSAPTIMTTFLTGESMTEEELGGRKGPVTVGDDIRRAYTFAMNGTSAAAPMVSGAIALVLDVCPQLSYRDVKWIIAHTARRIDPENESWIRNGAGLYHSVDYGFGLIDTIAMVDRCRNKGYAPLPDEQIYSVQSGDLHINIPDRGDPVFVNLHVPKDMIVEWMGLTAEIDHPYAGDIQIDIISPSGTDMPLIQPNFLNFNAYKRGFRFGSVAFMGERSAGRWRIRVQDMLEEDSGTLRSLKLEIRGHLQ
- a CDS encoding alpha/beta hydrolase, translated to MMFLLVTVALFALLYPVWVVHRQTLGTHEPIVGNPGEWGTDYEDIAYETDDGILLKGWWIPAKSLKAVILLHGKGGSRNGYHSGVFDLGRRYHEAGWNVMMVDLRAHGESGGNRVTFGLKEHRDMLGWLDRIDASGLYSWRIHGFSMGAATALMMLECAPERFKSVVADASWIDFGRLARQELWRRAALPSFFYGYVERIAKTLFGQDFDFVDNRRRCEKMCGRNILYLFEKDDALLGTWHGEKLRSLCPDARIVWFEGTGHVEAFKTFPQRYMRIVSKW
- a CDS encoding carbon-nitrogen hydrolase, whose amino-acid sequence is MKSALIQQRWTGTKETMRRRSCDLIAEASEDGAELVVLQELHQGPYFCQYENTGLFDLAEDFENDLSFWSEVAKTDRVVLVTSLFEKRAPGLYHNTAVVFEKDGSIAGKYRKMHIPDDPGFYEKFYFTPGDLGFEPIDTSVGRLGVLVCWDQWYPEAARLMALKGAELLIYPTAIGWFDEDPEEEKKRQLDAWVTVQRGHAVANGLPLIAVNRTGLEKDESGVLKGIRFWGTSFVCGPQGELLATAATDKEEILYCDIDLKRSEEVRRWWPFLRDRRIDAYEGLLKRFID
- a CDS encoding alanine racemase; translated protein: MSTIKISRENFFYNISQIARKTQSVEKIALVLKDNAYGHGLGIMAKLAQEAGIRHAVVRTMAEAWEIHERFETILVLSDTPVSDPGAKIRIAVNDRSHLEKIPTGTRVELKVDTGMHRNGISPTEFFQVLESLGAKGLKLSGVMTHYRSADEMGSELFWQRKRFERIRNEAEKLGIGEVRWHSCNSAALFRTTNFDEGIARIGIAAYGCLEMPNSFNVPPLKPVMSLWADRIATRELAPSERIGYGGEGVLSKGGIVSTYDIGYGDGWFRGDASRPYTLPDGRKIVGRVSMDAVTVEGKDESVQLFDDARRAAKQFDTIAYDILVKLSPAIVRVVE